One window from the genome of Isosphaeraceae bacterium EP7 encodes:
- a CDS encoding TadE/TadG family type IV pilus assembly protein: MRHTVRGRRKKAAAALELTILLPWLCLLALGSLDIGRVLSAHATITDCARNGALHASDATAAARSPYANYAAAAMADGASLSPALTASNVSLSTSSDSYGSYVEVKVAHEVPLLCGVLSASTCKVSRTVRMRVAP; this comes from the coding sequence ATGAGGCACACCGTCCGGGGCCGGAGGAAGAAGGCCGCCGCGGCGCTCGAATTGACGATCCTGCTCCCATGGCTTTGCTTGCTGGCCCTGGGAAGCCTCGACATCGGCAGGGTCCTCTCGGCGCACGCGACGATCACCGATTGTGCCCGCAACGGCGCCCTGCACGCGAGCGATGCGACCGCCGCGGCACGGTCCCCCTACGCGAACTATGCGGCCGCCGCGATGGCGGACGGCGCATCGCTGTCGCCGGCGCTGACCGCTTCGAACGTCTCCCTCTCCACGTCCAGCGACAGCTATGGCAGCTACGTCGAGGTGAAGGTCGCCCACGAAGTCCCGCTGCTTTGCGGCGTCCTCTCGGCCTCGACGTGCAAGGTGTCACGCACCGTCAGGATGCGCGTGGCCCCCTAA
- a CDS encoding TadE/TadG family type IV pilus assembly protein, giving the protein MLASRNCRRRRGAAMLEAALVLPVLFMLIFGLVVVGMAVSCHQQVTLLAREGARYASVHGAGHAKDTGGAEATEETVYSQAILPKAVGLDPGQITSTVTWDHSSKSPIYQPTGSSTLYRINYVTVVVSYKWRAPSFPGSAARTITLTSTSRMPLCN; this is encoded by the coding sequence ATGCTCGCCAGCCGAAATTGCCGCCGGCGACGCGGTGCGGCCATGCTCGAAGCGGCACTCGTCCTGCCCGTCCTGTTCATGCTCATCTTCGGCCTGGTCGTCGTCGGGATGGCCGTCTCCTGCCATCAGCAGGTGACCCTGCTGGCCCGCGAGGGCGCGCGTTACGCATCGGTGCACGGGGCAGGCCACGCAAAGGATACCGGAGGGGCCGAGGCGACGGAGGAGACCGTCTACTCGCAGGCCATCCTCCCCAAGGCCGTCGGGCTCGACCCCGGCCAAATCACCTCCACGGTGACGTGGGACCACTCGAGCAAGTCGCCGATCTATCAGCCCACCGGATCGAGCACCCTCTACCGGATCAATTACGTCACCGTGGTGGTCAGTTACAAGTGGCGGGCCCCGTCGTTCCCGGGGTCTGCTGCCAGGACGATCACGCTGACGAGTACGTCGAGGATGCCGCTGTGCAACTGA
- a CDS encoding pilus assembly protein TadG-related protein: MQLNPREAAGRTHRGVEAKPAGSALRRRAPRRGVVAVQCVLALSVLMGAAALIVDGGILMSERRHVQAAADAAALAGAIDLYKNYATHAGVDTPGSAADSARAIALANYPADPANVAVTVSIPPQSAESSSYNGKAGYVEVRVTYAQERGLSTIWSSSRIPVTGRAIARGRWAPSDFAILTLAPTGAAEFNVSGGGSVEVNGGSIMVNSNDVGALKNSGGGSVKASSIEVVGDYTGGGSFSTTPKTGSMPIEDPLKLLAAPAIPSPGNFTMTSIPNSNAKRYTLSPGAYDGNGGTPMPSFKSGDEVIFKQADANSAGGIYYLYKGLKTSGVTMTMGDGTGGMMFYNAGVGSSDGFSITGNASGTVNLSGLDGTASSTRAYKGLIYYQARGSTQDVSVAGNGSFTLRGTFYAPSAALKVTGNSSTPPSTIGSQYIANSLTVSGGGAVVLDYNSGLVAPARFIGLVE; encoded by the coding sequence GTGCAACTGAATCCCAGGGAGGCCGCAGGCCGGACGCACCGTGGGGTCGAAGCGAAGCCGGCCGGCTCCGCACTCCGACGGCGGGCCCCTCGCCGGGGGGTGGTCGCCGTCCAGTGTGTCCTGGCACTCAGCGTGCTGATGGGCGCCGCAGCTCTGATCGTCGACGGCGGCATCCTGATGTCCGAGCGCCGCCACGTACAGGCGGCCGCCGACGCCGCGGCCCTGGCTGGCGCCATCGACCTGTACAAGAACTATGCGACCCACGCCGGGGTCGATACGCCCGGCTCGGCCGCCGATTCCGCCAGGGCCATCGCCCTGGCCAATTATCCGGCGGACCCCGCCAACGTGGCGGTGACGGTCAGCATCCCTCCCCAGTCCGCCGAGTCCTCGTCCTACAACGGCAAGGCCGGCTACGTCGAGGTCAGGGTTACCTACGCTCAGGAGCGGGGCCTCAGCACCATCTGGAGCTCGTCGAGGATCCCGGTCACCGGCCGAGCGATCGCGAGGGGACGCTGGGCACCCTCCGACTTCGCGATCCTGACCCTCGCCCCCACCGGCGCCGCCGAGTTCAACGTCTCGGGCGGCGGCTCCGTCGAGGTCAACGGCGGGTCGATCATGGTGAACTCCAACGACGTCGGTGCCCTGAAGAATTCCGGCGGCGGTTCAGTGAAGGCCTCGTCGATCGAAGTCGTCGGCGATTACACGGGCGGCGGTTCGTTCTCGACCACCCCCAAGACCGGCTCAATGCCGATCGAGGATCCGCTTAAATTGCTGGCCGCACCCGCGATACCATCCCCCGGCAATTTCACGATGACGTCGATACCTAACTCTAATGCAAAGCGGTACACACTCTCGCCCGGGGCCTACGATGGTAACGGCGGGACGCCGATGCCCTCGTTCAAAAGCGGCGACGAAGTAATCTTCAAACAGGCCGACGCCAACTCCGCAGGTGGCATCTACTACCTCTACAAAGGGCTGAAAACCTCCGGCGTCACCATGACGATGGGCGACGGGACCGGCGGGATGATGTTTTACAACGCCGGAGTCGGCTCCAGCGATGGCTTCTCGATCACTGGCAATGCCTCGGGGACGGTCAATCTCTCTGGCCTGGACGGGACGGCCAGCTCCACGCGGGCTTACAAGGGCCTGATCTATTACCAGGCCCGGGGTTCGACGCAGGACGTGAGCGTCGCCGGCAACGGGAGCTTCACGCTGAGGGGGACGTTCTACGCCCCGAGCGCCGCCCTCAAGGTCACGGGCAATTCGAGTACCCCGCCGTCGACGATCGGCTCTCAATACATCGCCAACTCCCTGAC